The proteins below are encoded in one region of Amycolatopsis acidiphila:
- a CDS encoding NAD(P)H-quinone dehydrogenase — MTRIVIMGGGPAGYEAALVAAQHGANVTVVERDGLGGACVLYDCVPSKTFIASSGARASMHGLGELGIVTDMAETSIDLRTVHGRVKGLALAQSADIRARVQREGVRVIIGEARFHDEEPGLAQHKVLVTPRSGEPEVLDADVVLIATGATPRVLPGAVPDGERILDWRQLYDLRELPEHLAVIGSGVTGAEFASAYTEMGVKVTVVSSRDRVLPHEDADAAAVLEEVFSQRGTAVAKQARADKVERTEKGVAVHLTDGRVIEASHALMTVGSVPNTHDIGLERVGIEPGPGGFITVDRVSRTSVPGVYAAGDCTGVLMLASVASMQGRIAMWHALGEGVAPIKLKTVAANVFTHPEIATVGISQQAIDSGEVPARTIMLPLATNARAKMEGLRHGFVKLFCRPATGVVVGGVVVAPTASELILPIALAVQNQLTVEHLALTFSVYPSLSGSITEAGRQLMRHDDLD; from the coding sequence GTGACCAGGATCGTGATCATGGGCGGCGGCCCCGCCGGCTACGAGGCTGCGCTGGTGGCCGCGCAGCACGGTGCGAACGTCACGGTCGTCGAACGGGACGGGCTCGGCGGTGCGTGCGTGCTCTACGACTGCGTCCCGTCCAAGACCTTCATCGCCTCCTCCGGCGCCCGCGCGAGCATGCACGGCCTCGGCGAGCTCGGCATCGTCACCGACATGGCCGAAACCAGCATCGACCTGCGCACCGTGCACGGCCGGGTGAAGGGCCTCGCGCTCGCACAGTCGGCCGACATCCGCGCCCGCGTGCAGCGCGAGGGTGTGCGGGTGATCATCGGCGAGGCGCGCTTCCACGACGAGGAGCCGGGCCTGGCACAGCACAAGGTCCTGGTCACGCCGCGCTCCGGCGAGCCGGAGGTGCTCGACGCCGACGTCGTGCTGATCGCGACCGGTGCCACGCCACGCGTGCTACCCGGCGCGGTGCCCGACGGCGAGCGGATCCTCGACTGGCGGCAGCTCTACGACCTGCGCGAGCTGCCCGAGCACCTCGCCGTCATCGGCTCCGGCGTCACCGGCGCCGAGTTCGCCTCCGCGTACACCGAGATGGGTGTCAAGGTGACGGTGGTGTCCAGCCGTGACCGCGTGCTGCCGCACGAGGACGCCGACGCCGCCGCGGTGCTCGAAGAGGTCTTCTCGCAGCGCGGCACCGCCGTGGCCAAGCAGGCCCGGGCGGACAAGGTCGAGCGCACCGAGAAGGGCGTGGCGGTGCATCTGACCGACGGCCGCGTCATCGAGGCCAGCCACGCGCTGATGACCGTCGGGTCTGTCCCGAACACCCACGACATCGGCCTGGAGCGGGTCGGCATCGAGCCGGGGCCGGGCGGGTTCATCACCGTCGACCGCGTGTCGCGCACGAGCGTGCCCGGGGTCTACGCGGCGGGCGACTGCACGGGTGTGCTGATGCTCGCGTCGGTCGCCAGCATGCAGGGCCGGATCGCGATGTGGCACGCGCTGGGCGAGGGCGTCGCGCCGATCAAGCTCAAGACGGTCGCGGCGAACGTGTTCACCCATCCGGAGATCGCGACCGTGGGCATCTCGCAGCAGGCGATCGACTCCGGCGAGGTGCCGGCCCGGACGATCATGCTGCCGCTCGCGACCAACGCGCGGGCGAAGATGGAGGGGCTGCGGCACGGTTTCGTGAAGCTGTTCTGCCGCCCGGCGACGGGTGTCGTCGTGGGCGGCGTGGTGGTCGCGCCGACGGCGAGCGAGCTGATCCTGCCGATCGCGCTGGCCGTGCAGAACCAGCTGACCGTGGAGCACCTGGCGCTGACGTTCTCGGTGTATCCGTCGCTCTCCGGTTCGATCACGGAGGCCGGCCGCCAGTTGATGCGGCACGACGACCTCGACTGA
- a CDS encoding gamma-glutamylcyclotransferase, with product MPLYAAYGSNMEPAQMMERAPHSPMAGTGWLEGWRLTFGGEDIGWEGALATIVEDPGSRVFVVTYDVTPLDEALLDRWEGGELGLHNKIRLRVQTMDGAVVAWFYVLDAYEGGLPSARYLGVLADAAEAAGAPQDYVDDLRTRPCRGIAT from the coding sequence GTGCCGTTGTATGCCGCGTACGGGTCCAACATGGAGCCCGCTCAGATGATGGAGCGTGCCCCCCATTCACCGATGGCGGGCACCGGCTGGCTGGAAGGCTGGCGGCTGACCTTCGGCGGCGAGGACATCGGCTGGGAAGGCGCGCTCGCCACCATCGTCGAGGACCCCGGTTCGCGGGTCTTCGTCGTGACCTACGACGTCACCCCGCTCGACGAGGCGCTGCTCGACCGCTGGGAAGGTGGCGAGCTGGGCCTGCACAACAAGATCCGGCTGCGGGTGCAGACGATGGACGGTGCCGTGGTGGCCTGGTTCTACGTCCTCGACGCCTACGAGGGCGGCCTACCATCGGCCCGCTACCTCGGCGTGCTCGCGGACGCGGCCGAGGCCGCCGGCGCGCCCCAGGACTACGTCGACGACCTGCGCACCCGGCCCTGCCGGGGCATCGCGACCTGA
- a CDS encoding DUF1707 SHOCT-like domain-containing protein, whose translation MNDVPQPGMRIGDADRETALTALGEHMSAGRIDLDEYGERSAKVTAAKTRGELAELFDDLPVPHPAFGAPPASGAPPRPKSSTAVTPPMPAGQLNWSDRPLGQRVAAALVPLCWIAGFALFFTVGGWWWFALPFVFTAVGRGLWGHEWEQAQRGHRDRRRDHRDWRRDDRDRRRP comes from the coding sequence GTGAACGACGTTCCCCAACCGGGCATGCGGATCGGCGACGCCGACCGTGAGACGGCGCTGACGGCCCTCGGCGAGCACATGAGCGCCGGACGGATCGACCTGGACGAGTACGGGGAGCGATCGGCGAAGGTCACCGCCGCGAAGACCCGCGGTGAGCTCGCCGAGCTGTTCGACGACCTGCCGGTGCCGCATCCGGCGTTCGGCGCCCCGCCTGCGTCCGGCGCTCCCCCGCGGCCGAAGAGCAGCACCGCCGTCACCCCGCCGATGCCGGCTGGCCAGCTGAACTGGTCGGACCGGCCGCTGGGCCAGCGGGTCGCGGCCGCGCTCGTGCCGCTGTGCTGGATCGCCGGGTTCGCGTTGTTCTTCACCGTCGGCGGCTGGTGGTGGTTCGCGCTGCCGTTCGTGTTCACCGCGGTCGGCCGCGGGCTGTGGGGCCACGAGTGGGAACAGGCCCAGCGCGGGCACCGGGATCGGCGCCGGGATCACCGGGATTGGCGCCGGGACGACCGCGACCGGCGACGGCCGTAG
- a CDS encoding VOC family protein: MTVCDTPWPEGTPCWVDVMVPDTKRAAEFYGPLLGWELADQGAEFGGYLIAQVDGRAAAAVGPKPPGMEQMPSVWTTYLATDNADATAAKITQGGGQLIMEPGDVGAAGRLAVATDPTGAAFGIWQAGKTTGVEIANVPGTLVWNECMTRDLEAAKAFYSSVFGYEYDDISSAGFAYVIAKVNGNIIGGMGGLPAEVPAEVPAHWSTYFGVTDTDATVAKAGELGGSVLRAPQDSPYGRSAQVADDQGVPFNVISVEG; encoded by the coding sequence ATGACCGTTTGTGACACCCCTTGGCCCGAAGGCACCCCGTGCTGGGTCGACGTGATGGTGCCCGACACCAAGCGTGCGGCCGAGTTCTACGGCCCGCTGCTGGGCTGGGAGCTCGCCGATCAGGGCGCGGAGTTCGGCGGTTACCTGATAGCCCAGGTGGACGGCAGAGCCGCGGCCGCGGTGGGGCCGAAGCCGCCAGGCATGGAGCAGATGCCGTCCGTGTGGACGACGTACCTGGCCACCGACAACGCGGACGCCACCGCCGCGAAGATCACCCAGGGTGGCGGGCAGCTGATCATGGAGCCGGGTGACGTGGGCGCGGCCGGCCGGCTGGCGGTCGCGACCGACCCGACGGGGGCGGCGTTCGGCATCTGGCAGGCCGGGAAGACGACGGGTGTCGAAATCGCGAACGTGCCGGGGACGCTGGTGTGGAACGAGTGCATGACACGTGACCTCGAGGCCGCGAAAGCCTTCTACAGCAGCGTTTTCGGGTACGAGTACGACGACATCTCGAGTGCTGGGTTCGCCTATGTGATCGCGAAGGTGAACGGCAACATCATCGGTGGCATGGGCGGGCTGCCGGCGGAGGTACCTGCCGAGGTGCCCGCGCACTGGAGCACCTATTTCGGCGTGACGGACACCGATGCGACGGTCGCCAAGGCGGGCGAGCTGGGCGGTTCGGTCCTGCGCGCGCCGCAGGACTCGCCGTACGGCCGCTCGGCCCAGGTGGCGGACGACCAGGGGGTGCCGTTCAACGTCATCTCGGTGGAGGGCTGA
- a CDS encoding glycerol-3-phosphate dehydrogenase/oxidase encodes MTEAELGPAAREESWRRLTEETFDLVVIGGGVVGAGTALDAATRGLRVALVEARDLASGTSSRSSKLFHGGLRYLEQLELGLVREALRERELMLTTLAPHLVKPVSFLYPLTHRVWERPYTAAGLFLYDTMGGARSVPGQKHLTRAGALRMVPALKRNALIGGIRYYDAQSDDARHTMTVARTAAHYGAVVRTSTQVVRFLREADRVSGVRVRDVEDGREADIQANAVINCTGVWTDELQRLSGSRGRFRVRASKGVHIVVPRDRIVSESGLILRTEKSVLFVIPWRNHWIVGTTDTDWNLDLAHPAATKHDIDYILTHVNEVLATPLTHEDIEGVYAGLRPLLAGESEETSKLSREHAVARVSPGLVAIAGGKYTTYRVMAADAVDAAVVDLPGRPQPSITEKVPLLGADGYHALVNQADHLAAQHGLHPYRVRHLLDRYGSLVHEVLGCAEGRPELLRPLESAPDYLAVEAVYAASHEGALHLEDVLARRTRISIEYPHRGVDCAPQVAMLMGQVLGWSDETIEHEVEVYTARVAAERDSQTEPSDEAADARRASAPEARARLTEPVG; translated from the coding sequence GTGACTGAGGCGGAGCTGGGACCGGCCGCGCGCGAGGAATCCTGGCGGCGGCTCACCGAGGAGACGTTCGACCTCGTGGTGATCGGTGGCGGTGTGGTCGGTGCCGGTACGGCACTCGACGCGGCGACGCGCGGTCTGCGGGTGGCCTTGGTGGAGGCCCGCGACCTGGCCTCGGGCACGTCGAGCAGGTCGAGCAAGCTGTTCCACGGCGGGCTGCGGTACCTGGAGCAGCTGGAGCTCGGCCTGGTCCGGGAAGCGCTGCGCGAGCGCGAGCTGATGCTCACGACGCTCGCGCCGCACCTGGTGAAGCCGGTCAGCTTCCTGTACCCGCTGACGCACCGCGTGTGGGAGCGCCCGTACACCGCGGCCGGGCTGTTCCTGTACGACACGATGGGCGGCGCGCGGTCCGTGCCGGGCCAGAAGCACCTGACCCGCGCCGGCGCGCTGCGGATGGTGCCGGCGCTCAAGCGCAATGCGCTGATCGGCGGTATCCGTTACTACGACGCGCAGTCCGACGACGCGCGGCACACCATGACCGTTGCCCGCACCGCCGCGCACTACGGCGCCGTGGTGCGGACCTCGACGCAGGTCGTGCGGTTCCTGCGGGAGGCCGACCGGGTGTCCGGGGTCCGGGTGCGGGACGTCGAGGACGGTCGCGAGGCCGATATCCAGGCCAATGCGGTGATCAACTGCACCGGTGTGTGGACCGACGAGCTGCAGCGGCTGTCCGGGAGCAGGGGCCGGTTCCGGGTACGGGCCAGCAAGGGCGTGCACATCGTCGTCCCGCGGGACCGGATCGTGTCCGAGTCCGGGCTGATCCTGCGGACCGAGAAGTCCGTGCTGTTCGTGATCCCGTGGCGCAACCACTGGATCGTGGGGACGACGGACACCGACTGGAACCTCGACCTGGCGCATCCGGCCGCGACGAAGCACGACATCGACTACATCCTCACGCACGTCAACGAGGTGCTGGCGACGCCGTTGACGCACGAGGACATCGAGGGCGTCTACGCCGGGTTGCGGCCGTTGCTGGCGGGGGAGAGCGAGGAGACCTCGAAGCTGTCGCGCGAGCACGCGGTGGCGCGGGTGTCGCCCGGCCTGGTCGCGATCGCGGGCGGCAAGTACACGACGTACCGCGTGATGGCCGCCGACGCCGTCGACGCCGCCGTGGTGGACCTGCCGGGGCGGCCGCAGCCGTCGATCACGGAGAAGGTGCCGCTGCTGGGCGCGGACGGGTACCACGCGCTGGTCAACCAGGCCGATCACCTGGCCGCCCAGCACGGGTTGCACCCGTACCGGGTGCGCCACCTGCTGGACCGCTACGGGTCGCTGGTGCACGAGGTGCTCGGGTGCGCCGAGGGCAGGCCGGAACTGCTGCGGCCGCTGGAGAGCGCGCCGGACTACCTCGCGGTGGAGGCGGTGTACGCGGCGAGCCACGAGGGTGCGCTGCACCTGGAGGACGTGCTCGCGCGACGGACGCGGATCTCGATCGAGTACCCGCACCGGGGTGTGGACTGCGCGCCACAGGTCGCGATGCTGATGGGGCAGGTGCTGGGCTGGTCGGACGAGACCATCGAGCACGAGGTCGAGGTCTACACGGCCAGGGTCGCGGCCGAGCGCGACTCGCAGACCGAACCCAGCGACGAGGCAGCCGACGCCCGGCGCGCGTCGGCCCCGGAAGCCCGGGCGCGGCTGACCGAGCCGGTGGGGTAG
- a CDS encoding DUF1707 SHOCT-like domain-containing protein, translating into MRLSDAERNEAIEALSEHVRTGRLDIDEYGTRSARVTAATKRSELAPLFEDLPEPRPSVLRARPVAPARPAAPPRRFGVGAVPIAAIVAVLLFLTVARGLWFVFLLPVVVALIFGARSR; encoded by the coding sequence ATGCGGCTCAGCGACGCTGAGCGCAACGAGGCGATCGAGGCGCTGTCCGAGCACGTCCGCACGGGACGCCTGGACATCGACGAATACGGCACACGGTCGGCCCGGGTCACCGCGGCCACGAAGCGCAGCGAGCTGGCCCCCCTGTTCGAGGACCTGCCCGAACCCCGGCCGAGCGTGTTGAGGGCCCGGCCCGTGGCGCCCGCGCGACCCGCCGCGCCGCCCCGCCGCTTCGGGGTGGGCGCGGTCCCCATCGCGGCGATCGTCGCAGTGCTGTTGTTCCTGACCGTGGCGCGTGGGCTCTGGTTCGTGTTCCTGCTGCCCGTCGTGGTCGCGCTGATCTTCGGAGCGAGGTCCCGCTAG
- the glpK gene encoding glycerol kinase GlpK: MTSYVAAIDQGTTSTRAMIFDHSGRVVAADQREHEQIFPRAGWVEHNAEEIWENTRAVTAGALAKADLRSGDIAAVGITNQRETALVWDRKTGKPVYNAIVWQDTRTDKIVDELGALGGGQERYRDKTGLPLATYFSGPKVKWILDNVEGVRERAEAGELLFGNMDTWVLWNMTGGPDGGVHVTDPTNASRTLLMDLDTLSWNESHAADMGIPLSMLPEIRSSSEEYAKGRERGALSGVPIAGILGDQQAATFGQACLSPGEAKNTYGTGNFVLLNTGTEKVMSQNGLLTTVCYKIGSNDTVYALEGSIAVTGSLVQWLRDNLGMISTAAEIEEHARTVEDNGGAYFVPAFSGLFAPYWRSDARGAIVGLTRFVNKGHLARAVLEATAFQTREVIEAMNADSGVPLKALKVDGGMVVNELLMQFQADILGVPVIRPVVNETTALGAAYAAGLAVGFWAGEDDIRNNWAQDKEWTPSMGEETRAAQYHNWKKAVTKTFDWVE, translated from the coding sequence ATGACTTCCTACGTCGCCGCCATCGACCAGGGCACCACCTCGACCCGGGCGATGATCTTCGACCACTCGGGCCGGGTGGTCGCCGCGGACCAGCGCGAACACGAACAGATCTTCCCGAGGGCCGGCTGGGTCGAGCACAACGCCGAGGAGATCTGGGAGAACACGCGCGCGGTCACCGCCGGCGCACTCGCCAAGGCCGACCTGCGGTCGGGAGACATCGCCGCGGTCGGCATCACGAACCAGCGGGAGACCGCGCTGGTGTGGGACCGCAAGACCGGCAAGCCGGTCTACAACGCGATCGTCTGGCAGGACACCCGGACGGACAAGATCGTCGACGAGCTGGGCGCGCTCGGCGGCGGGCAGGAGCGCTACCGCGACAAGACCGGTCTGCCGCTCGCCACGTACTTCTCGGGCCCGAAGGTCAAGTGGATCCTCGACAACGTCGAGGGTGTGCGCGAGCGTGCCGAGGCCGGCGAGCTGCTGTTCGGCAACATGGACACCTGGGTGCTGTGGAACATGACCGGCGGGCCGGATGGTGGGGTGCACGTCACCGACCCGACGAACGCGTCCCGGACGCTGCTGATGGACCTCGACACGCTGTCGTGGAACGAAAGCCATGCCGCCGACATGGGAATTCCGCTGTCGATGCTGCCGGAGATCCGGTCTTCGTCGGAGGAGTACGCCAAGGGCCGGGAGCGGGGTGCGCTCTCGGGGGTCCCGATCGCCGGGATCCTGGGCGACCAGCAGGCGGCGACGTTCGGGCAGGCGTGCCTGTCGCCGGGCGAGGCCAAGAACACCTACGGGACGGGCAACTTCGTGTTGCTCAACACCGGGACCGAGAAGGTCATGTCGCAGAACGGTTTGCTCACGACGGTCTGCTACAAGATCGGCTCGAACGACACCGTGTACGCGCTGGAGGGCTCGATCGCGGTCACCGGTTCGCTGGTGCAGTGGCTGCGGGACAACCTGGGCATGATCAGCACGGCCGCGGAGATCGAGGAGCACGCGCGGACCGTCGAGGACAACGGTGGCGCGTACTTCGTGCCCGCGTTCTCGGGCCTGTTCGCGCCGTATTGGCGCTCCGATGCCCGCGGCGCGATCGTCGGCCTGACGCGGTTCGTCAACAAGGGCCACCTCGCGCGCGCCGTCCTCGAGGCGACGGCTTTCCAGACGCGGGAGGTGATCGAGGCGATGAACGCGGACTCCGGCGTGCCGTTGAAGGCGCTGAAGGTGGACGGCGGGATGGTCGTGAACGAGCTGCTGATGCAGTTCCAGGCGGACATCCTCGGCGTGCCCGTGATCCGGCCGGTGGTCAACGAGACCACGGCCCTCGGCGCCGCCTACGCGGCCGGGCTGGCCGTCGGTTTCTGGGCGGGCGAGGACGACATCCGGAACAACTGGGCGCAGGACAAGGAGTGGACGCCGTCGATGGGTGAGGAAACCCGGGCGGCGCAGTACCACAACTGGAAGAAGGCCGTGACGAAGACCTTCGACTGGGTGGAGTGA
- a CDS encoding GNAT family N-acetyltransferase, with protein MEPVEINAGEYYLRQLRADDLLDDRPALVEAFADPEHSRYIVNYNVRNLAEADLYVTQRSAEWFSEDRCSWAVAEPTTGALLGEIGLKDLDLEAGLAEVALWIHPAARGRGISVVAVNAAVRFGFGALELREVLYRHHPDNSASAAVAKRCGFTKVGLSEDANQPGQELVTWLQRAA; from the coding sequence ATGGAACCGGTGGAGATCAACGCTGGCGAGTACTACCTGCGCCAGCTGCGCGCCGATGACCTGCTCGACGACCGGCCCGCGCTGGTCGAGGCGTTCGCCGACCCCGAGCACTCGCGCTACATCGTGAACTACAACGTGCGGAACCTGGCCGAGGCCGACCTGTACGTGACGCAGCGGTCGGCGGAATGGTTCAGCGAGGACCGCTGCTCGTGGGCGGTCGCCGAGCCCACCACCGGCGCCCTGCTCGGCGAGATCGGGCTCAAGGACCTGGACCTCGAGGCCGGCCTGGCCGAGGTCGCGCTGTGGATCCACCCGGCGGCGCGCGGCCGCGGGATCAGCGTGGTGGCGGTCAACGCCGCGGTGCGGTTCGGCTTCGGGGCGCTGGAGCTGCGGGAGGTGCTGTACCGCCACCACCCGGACAACTCGGCGTCGGCCGCGGTCGCCAAGCGCTGCGGGTTCACCAAGGTCGGGCTGAGCGAGGACGCGAACCAGCCGGGGCAGGAACTGGTGACCTGGCTGCAGCGGGCGGCGTGA
- a CDS encoding acetyl/propionyl/methylcrotonyl-CoA carboxylase subunit alpha, with translation MPEQATGGPVTKILVANRGEIAVRVIRAAKDAGLASVAVYADPDRDAPHVRLADEAFALGGTTAAESYLVIDKLIDVAKRAGADSVHPGYGFLSENSDFAQAVIDAGLTWIGPSPQAIRDLGDKVTARHIATKAGAPLVPGTKEPVAGPDEIIAFANEHGLPVAIKAAFGGGGRGLKVARTIEEIPELFESATREAVSAFGRGECFVERYLDKPRHVEAQVLADQHGNAIVVGTRDCSLQRRHQKLVEEAPAPFLTDEQRATIHSSAKAICKEAGYSGAGTVEYLVGTDGTISFLEVNTRLQVEHPVSEETAGIDLVREMFRIARGERLRFTEDPQPRGHSIEFRINGEDAGRNFLPAPGTVTKLVFPEGPGVRVDSGVQTGSVVGGQFDSMLAKLIVTGSDRENALERSRRALDEMVADGMATVLPFHRAIVRDPAFIGDGESFSVHTRWIETEFDNQIEPFTAPADVEEEAEPRQTVVVEVGGRRLEVSLPGDLALGGGGGAAGGGAAKAKPRKRAGGTKAAVSGDAVTAPMQGTIVKVAVEEGQQVEAGELVVVLEAMKMENPVTAHKAGTISGLSVEVGSAVTQGAALLEIKD, from the coding sequence GTGCCCGAGCAGGCCACCGGCGGACCGGTCACCAAGATCCTTGTCGCGAACCGTGGCGAGATCGCGGTCCGGGTGATCAGAGCGGCCAAGGACGCGGGCCTCGCCAGCGTCGCGGTGTACGCCGATCCCGACCGCGACGCGCCCCACGTGCGGCTGGCCGACGAGGCGTTCGCCCTCGGTGGCACCACCGCGGCGGAGAGCTACCTCGTCATCGACAAGCTCATCGACGTCGCGAAGCGCGCCGGCGCGGACTCGGTGCACCCGGGCTACGGCTTCCTGTCGGAGAACTCCGACTTCGCGCAGGCGGTCATCGACGCGGGCCTGACCTGGATCGGCCCGAGCCCGCAGGCGATCCGCGACCTCGGCGACAAGGTCACCGCGCGGCACATCGCCACGAAGGCGGGCGCGCCGCTGGTGCCGGGCACCAAGGAGCCGGTGGCGGGTCCCGACGAGATCATCGCCTTCGCCAACGAGCACGGCCTGCCGGTCGCGATCAAGGCCGCGTTCGGTGGCGGCGGCCGGGGTCTGAAGGTCGCCCGGACCATCGAGGAGATCCCCGAGCTGTTCGAGTCCGCCACTCGTGAGGCCGTCTCCGCCTTCGGCCGCGGCGAGTGCTTCGTCGAGCGCTACCTGGACAAGCCGCGGCACGTCGAGGCGCAGGTGCTGGCCGACCAGCACGGCAACGCGATCGTCGTCGGCACCCGCGACTGCTCGCTGCAGCGGCGGCACCAGAAGCTCGTCGAGGAGGCGCCCGCGCCGTTCCTGACCGACGAGCAGCGCGCCACGATCCACAGCTCCGCCAAGGCGATCTGCAAGGAGGCCGGCTACTCCGGCGCCGGCACCGTCGAGTACCTCGTGGGCACCGACGGCACGATCTCGTTCCTGGAGGTCAACACCCGGTTGCAGGTCGAGCACCCGGTGTCGGAGGAGACCGCGGGCATCGACCTGGTCCGCGAGATGTTCCGCATCGCCCGCGGCGAGCGGCTCCGCTTCACCGAGGACCCGCAGCCGCGCGGTCACTCGATCGAGTTCCGCATCAACGGTGAGGACGCCGGCCGCAACTTCCTGCCGGCGCCGGGCACCGTCACCAAGCTGGTGTTCCCCGAGGGCCCCGGCGTCCGCGTCGACTCCGGCGTGCAGACCGGCAGCGTCGTCGGCGGCCAGTTCGACTCGATGCTGGCCAAGCTCATCGTCACCGGCTCCGACCGCGAGAACGCGCTCGAGCGCAGCCGTCGCGCCCTGGACGAGATGGTCGCCGACGGCATGGCGACCGTGCTGCCGTTCCACCGCGCGATCGTGCGCGACCCGGCGTTCATCGGCGACGGCGAGTCCTTCAGCGTGCACACCCGGTGGATCGAGACGGAGTTCGACAACCAGATCGAGCCGTTCACCGCGCCCGCCGACGTCGAGGAGGAGGCCGAGCCCCGGCAGACCGTGGTGGTCGAGGTCGGCGGCCGGCGGCTCGAGGTCTCGCTGCCCGGCGACCTCGCGCTCGGCGGTGGTGGCGGTGCGGCCGGCGGCGGCGCCGCGAAGGCCAAGCCCCGCAAGCGGGCCGGTGGCACGAAGGCGGCCGTCAGCGGCGACGCGGTGACGGCGCCGATGCAGGGCACCATCGTGAAGGTCGCCGTCGAGGAGGGCCAGCAGGTCGAGGCGGGCGAGCTCGTCGTCGTGCTGGAGGCCATGAAGATGGAGAACCCGGTCACCGCGCACAAGGCCGGCACGATCTCCGGTTTGTCCGTGGAGGTCGGTTCCGCCGTGACCCAGGGAGCCGCGCTCCTGGAAATCAAGGACTGA
- a CDS encoding MIP/aquaporin family protein — MSDQVSHREPGVWTRLRQNTGGELLAEFIGTAIIILFGCGSVAVALAGLPGSGRQTADFGPANWLIIAWGWGLAVMFAVYVAGGVSGAHLNPAVTLALALRRGFAWRKVVPYWLAQVVGAFAGAAVVYAVYHDAIDAYNAAQNPPVSRPDSLSTFSIFATFPAKYFGNGVWGPLVDQIVGTALLVGIIAALIDARNQAPKGNFGPVTVGLVVVGIGMSFGTNAGYAINPARDLGPRLLTFFEGWGSKAFPGNGDWFSGYFWIPIVGPLVGGVVGILLYDLFIGQVLAVRQAPEAAPTPEPGRVPQNPAADQPAAGD, encoded by the coding sequence ATGAGCGATCAGGTCTCTCATCGGGAGCCGGGGGTGTGGACCCGCCTACGGCAGAACACCGGTGGCGAGTTGCTCGCCGAGTTCATCGGGACCGCGATCATCATCCTGTTCGGTTGCGGTTCGGTGGCCGTCGCTTTGGCAGGCCTGCCTGGTTCGGGCAGGCAGACCGCTGACTTCGGCCCCGCCAACTGGCTGATCATCGCGTGGGGCTGGGGCCTTGCGGTGATGTTCGCGGTCTACGTCGCGGGCGGTGTGAGTGGTGCACATCTCAACCCCGCCGTGACACTCGCCCTCGCGCTCCGGCGGGGGTTCGCGTGGCGGAAAGTGGTCCCGTACTGGCTGGCGCAGGTGGTCGGCGCCTTCGCCGGCGCCGCGGTGGTGTATGCCGTCTACCACGATGCGATCGACGCCTACAACGCGGCGCAGAACCCGCCGGTGTCGCGGCCGGACTCGCTGTCGACGTTCTCGATCTTCGCCACCTTCCCGGCCAAGTACTTCGGGAACGGGGTCTGGGGGCCACTGGTCGACCAGATCGTCGGCACGGCCCTGCTCGTGGGCATCATCGCGGCACTGATCGACGCACGGAACCAGGCGCCGAAGGGAAACTTCGGACCCGTCACGGTGGGGCTGGTCGTGGTAGGCATCGGGATGTCCTTCGGCACCAACGCCGGATACGCGATCAACCCGGCCCGTGACCTCGGTCCTCGGCTGCTCACCTTCTTCGAAGGCTGGGGGAGCAAGGCGTTCCCCGGCAACGGCGACTGGTTCAGCGGCTACTTCTGGATCCCGATCGTCGGACCGCTCGTCGGCGGGGTCGTCGGGATCCTGCTCTACGACTTGTTCATCGGGCAGGTGCTGGCGGTACGGCAAGCACCGGAGGCGGCGCCGACGCCCGAGCCGGGCCGGGTTCCCCAGAACCCGGCCGCGGACCAGCCGGCCGCCGGCGACTGA
- a CDS encoding AMP-binding protein: protein MGDASLFLTRILDVLCEGGDKIAFAHRSRSMSYRETFDTLRRLHATLKNEGIAPGETVAIIGGNMPETILLQIAAQLRGARVLHRDDLSCSGDGVEADHVLSSAPDCPLLVAGRGTKAAEDDIVMPRSVETLFPADGGKLVSCGEEYEEMARTVEPHPDGPQRVLLIAPMSHPIGNRITVKALLAGDTVVLHERAPETVPSAAGSPSPQG from the coding sequence GTGGGCGACGCCAGTCTGTTCCTGACCCGCATTCTCGACGTGCTCTGCGAGGGCGGCGACAAAATCGCCTTCGCCCACCGCAGCCGGTCGATGAGCTACCGGGAGACCTTTGACACATTGCGACGTTTGCATGCCACGCTGAAAAACGAAGGCATAGCCCCCGGGGAAACGGTCGCGATAATCGGGGGAAACATGCCGGAAACTATTCTTTTACAAATCGCGGCCCAGCTTCGTGGGGCCCGAGTCCTGCACCGCGACGACCTGTCGTGTTCCGGCGACGGGGTCGAGGCGGACCACGTGCTGTCCTCGGCGCCGGACTGCCCGTTGCTGGTGGCCGGGCGCGGGACGAAGGCCGCCGAGGACGACATCGTGATGCCGCGGTCGGTGGAGACGCTGTTCCCGGCCGACGGCGGGAAGCTCGTGTCGTGCGGCGAGGAGTACGAGGAGATGGCCCGCACGGTCGAGCCTCACCCGGACGGGCCGCAGCGGGTGCTGCTGATCGCCCCGATGTCCCACCCGATCGGGAACCGCATCACGGTGAAGGCCCTGCTCGCCGGCGACACCGTCGTGCTGCACGAACGCGCCCCGGAAACGGTGCCCAGTGCCGCCGGCTCGCCGAGCCCGCAGGGGTAA